The following are from one region of the Aspergillus chevalieri M1 DNA, chromosome 1, nearly complete sequence genome:
- a CDS encoding TMEM14 family protein (COG:S;~EggNog:ENOG410PS91;~InterPro:IPR005349;~PFAM:PF03647;~TransMembrane:4 (i7-27o33-51i63-80o86-107i);~go_component: GO:0016020 - membrane [Evidence IEA]) yields the protein MSQPQSLPTNSALTLSLLTSLGGVIGYARTGSIPSIAAGLSVGALYMYSYSRLRNGDTLGEELSLLASVVLGGSSVPRAIKTGGKMVPVGLSILATYGVVVFGKEVLGKRA from the exons ATG TCTCAGCCACAATCCCTCCCAACAAACTCCGCCCTAACCCTTTCTCTCCTCACCTCCCTCGGCGGCGTAATCGGCTACGCCCGCACAGGCTCCATCCCCTCCATCGCAGCAGGCCTCTCCGTTGGCGCGCTCTACATGTACAGCTACTCGCGGCTGCGGAACGGCGATACACTCGGCGAAGAACTTAGTTTGTTGGCGTCGGTGGTGTTGGGTGGTAGCTCGGTGCCCAGGGCGATTAAGACGGGAGGTAAGATGGTGCCGGTTGGGTTGAGTATTTTGGCGACGTATGGTGTGGTGGTTTTTGGGAAGGAGGTTTTGGGGAAGAGGGCTTGA
- a CDS encoding uncharacterized protein (COG:S;~EggNog:ENOG410PVF4;~InterPro:IPR006571;~PFAM:PF07534) produces MTSSPRLNSWIAEGAMDHNCILHRVGERMTDFGNANDEEFAQLNQNFQLFGAIDDGTPRLGQTAFLSFLHSHGALPSSLTEAGSILYNILQYLSQAPFSHRQPLPETLTAEEFLRALTWTHYEKACWVNREGNYCRGRTPADHRRLLFQSLATYRDSRNTPLDVKKWRHQAERRAFELPDSRHAGINCDEDGDEMYHDVLDVVFSTQPIVSEALAPVERDEFRSIAKELHGNDIRLHELMIPPGRLHALVKLLLVARFGHCGMLPDEQLPGLDCVAGSIVKSFHRITDSGITWPMFDEAARTVPLLFDTLYTISSNLLGQPETFADLEQVIPESGKILTFPKLAKLASVLDCNFAWDDLRPFCQYDPADNANTASSLAAAIGTSEGPILLLVSGKISHESATQNAVFGAFIANTTYDGTEIQPKPQIDQDSTLLFQLSPVHDIFRGNVGWAGWSVVREELCFGERDGGVALVFAKDLKGATVVHRLDGEDKAVYKPSKWRGTWSTQVEVKAIEIWNHPY; encoded by the exons ATGACATCCAGCCCCCGGTTGAACTCTTGGATCGCAGAGGGTGCCATGGACCATAACTGCATCCTCCACCGAGTAGGCGAGAGGATGACGGATTTTGGAAATGCAAATGATGAGGAATTTGCTCAGCTCAATCAGAATTTCCAGTTATTCGGCGCAATTGACGACGGGACACCGCGTCTTGGCCAAACGGCCTTTTTGTCTTTCCTTCACAGCCACGGAGCGCTTCCTTCATCTCTTACAGAAGCAGGATCCATCCTGTACAACATCTTGCAGTACCTCTCACAAGCTCCCTTTTCTCATCGACAGCCACTGCCAGAAACTTTGACAGCTGAGGAGTTCCTTCGAGCTCTGACGTGGACCCACTATGAGAAAGCCTGCTGGGTCAACCGCGAGGGGAACTACTGCCGGGGGCGCACTCCAGCTGATCATCGTCGATTGCTTTTCCAGAGTCTCGCAACATATCGTGACAGCAGAAACACCCCCCTGGATGTGAAAAAGTGGCGACATCAGGCGGAGCGCAGAGCATTTGAGCTCCCAGATTCCCGTCACGCAGGGATTAATtgtgatgaggatggggatgaaATGTACCATGATGTCTTGGATGTGGTCTTCTCAACTCAGCCAATAGTCAGCGAGGCCTTAGCACCGGTTGAACGGGATGAGTTTCGATCCATCGCCAAGGAGCTGCATGGGAACGATATTCGTCTTCATGAGCTTATGATTCCTCCTGGCAGACTTCATGCCTTGGTCAAATTGCTTCTTGTCGCTCGGTTTGGGCACTGTGGTATGCTTCCAGACGAGCAGCTCCCGGGGCTTGACTGTGTTGCAGGCTCTATTGTGAAATCATTTCATCGCATTACAGATTCAGGAATCACTTGGCCAATGTTTGATGAAGCTGCCAGAACAGTA CCATTGCTTTTCGACACCCTTTATACTATATCATCCAACCTTTTGGGACAGCCGGAAACTTTTGCCGACCTTGAACAGGTCATCCCTGAGTCAGGAAAGATTCTTACATTTCCCAAGCTAGCCAAATTGGCTTCTGTGCTCGACTGCAATTTTGCCTGGGACGACCTTCGTCCCTTTTGCCAATACGACCCTGCCGACAACGCCAATACAGCCTCAAGCCTTGCCGCAGCCATTGGTACCTCAGAAGGTCcaattcttcttcttgtatCTGGCAAGATCTCACACGAAAGTGCAACCCAAAATGCTGTATTTGGGGCTTTTATTGCTAATACTACCTACGACGGCACTGAAATTCAGCCGAAGCCCCAGATAGACCAGGATAGTACTCTACTGTTTCAGCTGAGCCCCGTCCATGACATCTTCCGAGGCAATGTCGGATGGGCCGGTTGGTCGGTGGTCAGAGAAGAACTTTGCTTTGGGGAGAGAGACGGCGGCGTAGCATTGGTGTTTGCGAAGGACCTGAAGGGAGCGACAGTGGTGCACAGGCTAGATGGGGAAGATAAGGCTGTTTACAAACCAAGCAAATGGCGGGGCACTTGGAGTACACAGGTCGAAGTCAAGGCCATTGAGATTTGGAATCATCCATACTGA
- a CDS encoding uncharacterized protein (COG:S;~EggNog:ENOG410PY6M;~SECRETED:SignalP(1-20)) gives MKFSTVFSIFLAALSVGVGASPIPLDQPGAITVPNGVVSRPFYDGELDKRGTKKPATSQEKGSTELPTTESNTYKAVAKVGKNLQPNKYYAFYITNTLKSPPVKEEAPHINEARKQLGYQHIYYGVGKVTKTTKGGGKNKKEELGFGESMQWDLGFKDGNDHPITYATQKWNPTSDKRNLHFVGEVSEKVVKKLGDTSKQYVKDHPHYDAATNNCNTYVHALDSRVPLTKITI, from the exons ATGAAGTTTTCCACTGTTTTCTCTATCTTCCTGGCAGCTCTCTCGGTTGGAGTTGGCGCCAGCCCAATTCCCCTGGACCAACCCGGCGCTATCACAGTACCAAACGGAGTTGTCTCTCGGCCTTTCTACGACGGAGAACTTGACAAGCGAGGTACAAAAAAGCCTGCCACAAGTCAGGAAAAAGGCAGCACAGAACTCCCCACAACAGAAAGCAATACCTACAAGGCCGTGGCAAAGGTTGGCAAGAACCTGCAACCGAATAAATACTATGCTTTCTACATCACCAACACTTTGAAGTCGCCCCCAGTAAAAGAGGAGGCACCTCATATTAACGAGGCACGAAAGCAGCTTGGCTATCAGCATATCTACTACGGCGTTGGCAAGGTCACGAAGACTACGAAGGGTGGtggaaagaacaagaaggagGAGTTGGGCTTCGGTGAATCCATGCAATGGGACCTGGGGTTCAAAGACGGGAATGATCACCCCATCACTTATGCCACGCAGAAGTGGAACCCTACCTCGGATAAGAGAAATCTGCATTTTGTGGGCGAGGTTTCTGAGAAGGTAGTGAAGAAACTGGGGGATACCT CCAAGCAATATGTTAAGGATCATCCTCACTATGATGCAGCGACGAACAACTGCAACACGTATGTCCATGCCCTCGACAGCCGGGTACCCTTGACAAAGATCACTATCTAA
- a CDS encoding MFS transporter (COG:G;~EggNog:ENOG410PFNS;~InterPro:IPR020846,IPR011701,IPR036259;~PFAM:PF07690;~TransMembrane:11 (n8-19c24/25o48-70i82-100o106-128i140-162o182-206i276-298o338-358i370-389o395-419i426-446o466-485i);~go_function: GO:0022857 - transmembrane transporter activity [Evidence IEA];~go_process: GO:0055085 - transmembrane transport [Evidence IEA]), translated as MLERRPKLPVQQLIVLSICRFAEPVVLTSVLPYLPEMVEHMGIPKNEVAKWVGITSAITAVCQCAMAVPWGTASDYIGRKPTILAGLMFTMIFSLVFGFSRDMATLLWARALLGLMNGNVGIIRTMVAEMVPEKELQPRAFSVMPLVWTIGTIFGPAFGGSLARPAEKHPSIFGGSEFWEKYPFLLPNLASACLFVVGIATGFLFLRETLQARRDKHDYGLLLGQVLTRPCTSRRKTINSEAEDDERTALLGEDDDDQAVRQPKQKPARRTSWREVFSTQSILVLMAYGMLAMHNMAFDSLLPVFLHFPEQEMDGNPDVQLPFKFIGGFGVDSQTIGFFYTLIGIFGMFVQFFFFPTVAKRYGVLNITKLVYLAFPVVYFITPFTALVPSAIRNYVVFLLMLTKLSATIFSFPCCTILLTNSASSLSILGTLNGVGTSVSALGRAVGPAIAGATFSFGVKRGYVIIPWWTLCVMAALTAVPTFWIEETDGFKGHDADEDDDDAEEGDSESGEHDHTDQQHR; from the exons ATGTTGGAGAGACGGCCGAAACTGCCCGTTCAGCAGCTAATTGTTCTCT CAATATGTCGTTTCGCGGAGCCTGTCGTCCTGACTTCGGTCTTGCCTTATCTT CCTGAAATGGTCGAACACATGGGCATCCCCAAAAACGAAGTCGCAAAATGGGTCGGTATCACCTCCGCCATCACCGCCGTCTGCCAATGCGCCATGGCCGTTCCCTGGGGCACAGCCTCGGACTACATCGGCCGAAAACCCACCATCCTCGCCGGCCTCATGTTCACAATGATATTCTCGCTGGTATTCGGTTTCTCGCGGGACATGGCGACGTTACTCTGGGCCCGTGCGTTGTTGGGCTTGATGAACGGAAACGTTGGGATTATCCGAACAATGGTCGCGGAAATGGTTCCGGAAAAGGAATTGCAACCTCGGGCTTTTAGTGTTATGCCGCTTGTGTGGACGATAGGGACGATCTTTGGGCCGGCGTTTGGGGGGTCGTTGGCGAGGCCGGCGGAGAAACATCCGAGTATTTTTGGGGGATCGGAGTTTTGGGAGAAGTATCCGTTTCTGTTGCCGAATTTGGCGTCGGCGTGTCTTTTTGTTGTTGGGATTGCGACGGGGTTTTTGTTCTTGCGGGAAACTCTGCAGGCAAGGCGGGATAAACACGACTATGGTCTTTTACTGGGTCAGGTGTTGACGCGCCCATGCACTTCACGCAGAAAGACCATCAACTCTGAGGCCGAGGATGATGAGAGAACGGCTCTGCttggtgaagatgatgacgaccAGGCAGTCAGACAACCGAAGCAGAAGCCCGCCAGGCGAACAAGTTGGCGCGAGGTCTTTTCCACCCAGTCCATTTTGGTTCTGATGGCCTACGGCATGCTGGCAATGCACAACATGGCCTTCGACTCGCTCCTCCCAGTATTCCTTCACTTCCCCGAGCAGGAAATGGACGGAAACCCAGATGTCCAATTGCCCTTCAAATTCATCGGCGGCTTCGGCGTGGACTCCCAAACAATCGGCTTCTTCTACACTCTGATCGGCATCTTCGGCATGTTCGTCcaattcttcttcttccccaccGTCGCAAAACGATACGGCGTCCTCAACATCACCAAACTAGTCTACCTTGCTTTCCCGGTCGTCTACTTCATAACGCCCTTTACAGCGCTCGTCCCATCTGCAATTCGCAATTACGTGGTGTTCCTACTTATGCTTACGAAACTGTCCGCGACGATTTTCAGCTTCCCGTGCTGCACGATCTTGCTTACGAATTCTGCATCGAGTCTTAGTATTCTGGGGACATTGAATGGAGTCGGGACGAGTGTTAGTGCGTTGGGGAGAGCGGTGGGACCGGCGATTGCGGGAGCCACGTTCTCGTTTGGGGTTAAGAGGGGATATGTTATTATCCCTTGGTGGACATTGTGTGTTATGGCTGCTTTGACGGCGGTGCCGACGTTCTGGATTGAGGAGACGGATGGGTTTAAGGGACATGATGCagacgaagatgatgacgatgcggAAGAAGGGGATTCAGAATCTGGGGAGCATGACCATACAGATCAACAGCATAGGTGA